Below is a window of Fibrobacter sp. DNA.
ATGGCGATGTTCTGCTTTTTGCGGTAGGTGCCGTTCTCGGCCTGGATGAAACCGCTCGGGTGCGTGAACAGGAAGCCGCCGCTGCACTGCACCACTTCGGCATCCTTGTTCCAGGTGGCATGCTGCGTACGGAACCGGACGCTATCGTGCACGAACAAAACGCGGCCATGCAACAGCAGGTTGCCGCGCTTGCGGGCGACGGCGAGGCTGTCCGCATGCTTCATGATAAGCGGGGACGACTGCGCGAAGGCAGAGCCCGAAAATGCGAGCGCAAGCACCAAAGCTACCGCGAGCAGTCGCGGAAATGGACGGCGCCGCATCATTCGCGCCTCTTTGCACGCGGGCGAGAATCAGAGGCGGGTTCCTGCCGAGCCGCCTTCGGGGCGTCTTTCGGAGACTGCGCGGCGTTATTCGCAGTGCCGCTCGCCGCCGGAGATTTCACGGCGTTTGCCGCGGGGGCAGGAGACGCACTCGCTGCCGGAGTCTTGTTTGCCGCAGGCGCAGCCGGAGCAGGTTTAGCCGTGGGCGCCTTGTGCGGAACCGGCGCAGGATGGGCAACCGGAGCAGGGTGTCCCTGCGGGGCGGAAGCCTGCTGCGACGAAGACGATTCCGCGGGCTTCTTCTCAAGCTCTTCCGCCTGCTTCTTGTCTTCTTCCTTCATGCGCTTCGCCGCATCCTGGAATATACCCGTCACGTTCGAGAGGATGCGCCAGTTGTCCATATGGGCGTCGCTCTCGAACCCCTTGCCCTGCAGCACGTCGCCGTCTTCGGAGACGACACGCACGTAGCTGTCGGTACGCACCATGTTGTCGCGCTTGTTCCACAGCAGGGAATCCGCGCGCACCGAGGCGCCCTTCGGGGTCAGCGCATACACGTGCCCGTAGGCGTACACATAAGTGAACTTCATGTCCATGCGGCCGGAATCCGCTCGCAGGAACGCGACACGCTCCCCGACGGAATCGTAAATGTCCACCAGCACCGGACGCATGAAAACAACTTCCTTGTCGGACCAGCGTTCCAGATACGCGGTCTTGAGCTTCCACGAAAGGACGTCCTTGTCGTAGCAGTCGAGGAGCGTCGTATCGGTAAAGAGCATCTGCGGGCGCTCCACGTGAATCCAGGGCTTCTCTTCCTCGATTTCTTCGCATCCGGCAAACAGGGCCGCACACAGCGCCAAAAGCACGACAGCGGAACGCGGTCCGGGCACACCCCGGAACAACACGCCTCCCATTATGTACTGCAAAAATCGTGCCATGCTTACAAATTACAAATAAAAAAGGGTAAGAATTGCGTAATTTGGGGGAATTCGGGGATTTTTCGCCTACAAATGCATATATTGATACCATGATTAATTTCTTCCTACAAATTTTTGGAGACTTGAGAGTTACTTCATCCCTTTTTATTTCCTCCTTGATTTTTGGCGTTCCTTGTTTTTTGGGCTTTTTATGCGCGGTATTTTACCGGAACCTTAAATTCAAACTTTTGTGGATTACGCTTTGGTCCACAATTCTATGCTCTTTTATCGGAGCCTGTATTTACCTTACAAGCGGAGCAGTCAACTTCAATCCGCCAAGCAGCAATATACCTCACTTAACGATACTTACATTCAGCCTAGTTATATTCCTTCACATAGCTTGTCTTTTTTGCAGCAAATTTTTCAAATTCAAGAAAGTTTTCCATTGGTTGTTAGTCTTGTTGATTCCGGCATCGACTTTCTTCAT
It encodes the following:
- the lptC gene encoding LPS export ABC transporter periplasmic protein LptC; translation: MARFLQYIMGGVLFRGVPGPRSAVVLLALCAALFAGCEEIEEEKPWIHVERPQMLFTDTTLLDCYDKDVLSWKLKTAYLERWSDKEVVFMRPVLVDIYDSVGERVAFLRADSGRMDMKFTYVYAYGHVYALTPKGASVRADSLLWNKRDNMVRTDSYVRVVSEDGDVLQGKGFESDAHMDNWRILSNVTGIFQDAAKRMKEEDKKQAEELEKKPAESSSSQQASAPQGHPAPVAHPAPVPHKAPTAKPAPAAPAANKTPAASASPAPAANAVKSPAASGTANNAAQSPKDAPKAARQEPASDSRPRAKRRE